The following are from one region of the Roseobacter fucihabitans genome:
- a CDS encoding SRPBCC domain-containing protein — protein MDSIFKALADPARRKLLDSLRDRPGQSLHDLQGQLDMTRFGVMKHLGVLEGAKLIVTHKKGRFKYHYLNALPLREVIDRWIEPLLEQPAARAVLSLKSQLEGPPKMTKPDFMMQTYIHCTQDALWHALTDPEANAEFNFVAGSCERDGDALVFRTPDDALMLICTETKLTPKTRIESTFEPHWAGPDVALGKSRFVYLIEPQGENCLLTLEHYDIPIGQEGVADGWTRTLAGLKTWLETGNAIKFSYQTEEA, from the coding sequence ATGGATTCGATTTTCAAGGCCCTCGCCGATCCGGCGCGCCGCAAGCTCCTGGACAGCCTACGTGATAGACCAGGGCAAAGCCTGCATGATCTTCAGGGACAGCTGGATATGACACGGTTTGGCGTGATGAAACATCTAGGCGTGCTTGAAGGGGCCAAGCTGATCGTGACCCACAAAAAGGGTAGGTTCAAATATCACTACCTGAACGCACTTCCCCTCCGGGAAGTGATAGACCGCTGGATCGAACCACTGCTTGAACAGCCCGCGGCCCGAGCGGTGTTAAGTCTCAAATCACAACTGGAAGGACCCCCCAAGATGACCAAACCAGATTTCATGATGCAGACCTACATTCATTGCACTCAGGACGCTTTGTGGCATGCTTTGACGGACCCGGAGGCCAATGCCGAATTCAATTTCGTCGCTGGCAGCTGTGAGCGCGACGGCGATGCGCTTGTGTTTCGCACACCCGATGATGCACTGATGCTGATCTGTACCGAAACCAAGCTGACGCCTAAGACCCGTATCGAGAGCACCTTTGAACCCCATTGGGCCGGGCCGGACGTCGCGTTGGGCAAATCCAGGTTCGTTTATCTGATTGAACCGCAGGGTGAAAACTGCCTTCTGACCTTGGAACACTACGACATCCCGATCGGACAGGAAGGCGTCGCGGACGGTTGGACCCGGACGCTGGCGGGCCTGAAAACGTGGCTGGAAACCGGGAATGCCATCAAATTTTCATATCAAACGGAAGAGGCCTGA
- a CDS encoding carboxylesterase yields MTAPDFFKGSENRQLAYHRTPGKGPWIVFLGGLKSDMEGTKALHLEAWARAQGRAFLRFDYSGHGQSTGTFEEGCIGDWAEDSFNIIQELTDGMIVPVGSSMGGWQALLLARRIPERIKGVVTIAAAPDFTEDGYWAGFTQAQKTQLKTDGRIEIPSDYMEPYVITWRMIKDGRKQLVLRSPLALPFPVRCLQGTADTAVSTQTALRLLEHAVCPDMRLTLVKDADHRFSDAPCLDLIEAAVTDIVSITT; encoded by the coding sequence ATGACCGCGCCAGATTTTTTCAAGGGATCAGAGAACCGCCAGCTTGCCTATCATCGGACGCCGGGCAAAGGCCCCTGGATTGTTTTTCTGGGGGGATTGAAGTCGGATATGGAGGGGACAAAGGCGCTGCACCTGGAAGCCTGGGCGCGCGCGCAGGGGCGGGCGTTCCTGCGGTTTGACTATTCAGGTCATGGTCAATCAACCGGTACTTTTGAGGAAGGGTGTATCGGGGATTGGGCAGAGGATAGTTTCAATATTATTCAAGAGCTTACCGATGGTATGATTGTGCCTGTAGGGTCCTCCATGGGCGGTTGGCAGGCGCTGTTATTGGCCCGGCGCATACCGGAACGGATCAAGGGGGTCGTGACCATTGCGGCAGCTCCGGATTTTACCGAAGACGGGTATTGGGCCGGGTTCACGCAGGCGCAAAAAACGCAGCTGAAAACGGATGGGCGGATAGAAATCCCGTCCGATTACATGGAGCCTTACGTGATCACCTGGCGGATGATCAAAGATGGGCGCAAGCAACTGGTTTTGCGCAGCCCGCTTGCGTTACCTTTTCCCGTCAGGTGTTTGCAAGGCACTGCGGATACGGCGGTGAGTACCCAAACGGCGTTGCGCCTTCTGGAACATGCGGTTTGCCCGGACATGCGGCTGACTCTCGTCAAGGATGCCGATCACCGATTTTCAGATGCGCCCTGCCTTGATCTGATTGAGGCAGCGGTAACAGATATAGTGTCGATCACCACATAG
- a CDS encoding VOC family protein → MDQRISLITLGTRDVARLAEFYDALGWERTASPDGVVAYDLIGQTLGLYPLDKLAEDIGVPVDQLGHGASTFGLNLSQKEAVAPLLERAKAAGAKILKPAQDVFWGGHHGYFSDPEGHIWEIAHNPFSPLREDGAFRWLGYGEG, encoded by the coding sequence ATGGATCAAAGGATCAGCCTGATCACGCTGGGTACGCGCGATGTCGCACGGTTGGCGGAGTTTTACGACGCGCTCGGGTGGGAACGAACGGCCTCGCCGGATGGTGTCGTGGCCTATGATCTTATCGGGCAAACGCTTGGACTTTACCCGCTGGATAAACTTGCCGAGGATATTGGGGTTCCTGTGGATCAACTGGGTCACGGGGCCAGCACGTTTGGGCTTAATCTCTCCCAAAAAGAGGCCGTAGCCCCGCTTCTGGAACGCGCGAAGGCAGCGGGTGCAAAGATATTGAAACCTGCGCAAGACGTCTTTTGGGGCGGGCATCATGGCTATTTTTCAGACCCCGAGGGCCATATCTGGGAAATCGCGCATAACCCGTTTTCGCCCTTGCGTGAGGATGGTGCGTTTCGGTGGCTGGGCTATGGGGAGGGCTGA
- a CDS encoding alpha/beta fold hydrolase, whose protein sequence is MKLQPKARVWTTDFPGFAMGSDMADALVLLPGMMCDARLFGPQIAELSADTTVTVAPITQGERVEEIASALLDQLPKRFALAGLSMGGIVAMEILRRAPERVSRVAFLDTNPLAETPQVAAAREPQIVAARTGRMLDVMRDEMKPNYLAPGPDRQAILELVMDMADTLGPEVFIRQSRALQRRRDQQSTLRKCKVPALVLCGRHDALCPVKRHEFMSELIPYATLRVMENSGHLPTLEQPGETTQALRDWMGLPLVLR, encoded by the coding sequence CTGAAACTTCAGCCAAAGGCGCGGGTATGGACAACAGATTTTCCGGGTTTTGCGATGGGTTCCGACATGGCTGACGCCCTGGTATTGTTGCCTGGGATGATGTGTGACGCGCGTCTGTTCGGTCCACAGATTGCGGAACTCTCTGCGGATACAACCGTGACCGTCGCCCCGATCACCCAAGGCGAAAGGGTCGAGGAGATCGCCTCCGCCCTGCTTGATCAACTCCCCAAACGCTTTGCGCTGGCGGGGCTGAGCATGGGCGGCATTGTCGCGATGGAAATCCTGCGCCGCGCCCCGGAGCGTGTTTCGCGGGTCGCCTTTCTTGACACGAACCCCCTGGCCGAAACACCGCAGGTTGCCGCCGCGCGCGAGCCCCAGATCGTCGCGGCCCGCACGGGCCGGATGCTCGATGTGATGCGCGATGAGATGAAGCCCAATTATCTGGCACCGGGCCCGGACCGGCAGGCGATACTCGAATTGGTCATGGATATGGCTGACACGCTGGGGCCTGAGGTGTTTATCCGCCAATCGCGTGCTTTGCAGCGTCGGCGCGATCAGCAGAGCACCCTGCGCAAATGTAAGGTCCCTGCTTTGGTGTTATGTGGTCGCCATGATGCGCTCTGCCCGGTCAAACGGCATGAATTCATGTCCGAACTCATTCCCTATGCGACATTGCGCGTGATGGAAAATTCCGGGCACCTTCCGACACTGGAACAACCGGGCGAAACGACCCAAGCCTTGCGGGATTGGATGGGCCTGCCGTTGGTCTTGCGATGA
- the phaZ gene encoding polyhydroxyalkanoate depolymerase — translation MRYMATYDLMETIRNTNQWLGATALAMGAYPAFSLVPNPAFAWMQAWGEVTERTFQRMVVKPDWNIPPVTSSDGQDHVVATEVVVERNFGDLLHFVVPGRDVPERKVLLVAPMSGHYATLLRSTVISLLPDADLYITDWHNARDIPVSAGKFDIEDYTLYLVDFLRELGPDTHVIAVCQPAPLTLAATAYLAEEDPEAQPRSLTLIGGPIDPNAAPTDVTDFGHRMTMGQLEEIMIQRVGFKYPGVGRLVYPGLLQLSSFISMNAETHTKAFTDQIGRVARGEAADHDKHNKFYDEYLAVMDMPAEFYLSTVERIFKDGEIARNEFTVAGKKVDIGKITTVAVKTVEGTKDDISAPGQCIAALDLCTGLPDSKKASHVEEGAGHYGIFAGKSWRRNIRPLVLDFIDANSGKKPGKPRKAANKNAA, via the coding sequence ATGCGATACATGGCCACTTACGACCTTATGGAGACCATCCGCAACACGAACCAATGGCTCGGAGCGACGGCGCTCGCCATGGGAGCATACCCCGCTTTTTCTCTGGTGCCAAACCCCGCGTTTGCCTGGATGCAGGCCTGGGGCGAGGTCACGGAACGCACGTTCCAGCGCATGGTGGTCAAGCCTGACTGGAACATCCCGCCCGTAACCTCAAGCGATGGGCAGGATCATGTCGTCGCGACAGAGGTCGTGGTTGAACGCAATTTTGGCGATTTGTTGCATTTTGTTGTCCCCGGACGCGATGTGCCTGAACGCAAGGTGCTGCTCGTGGCACCGATGTCGGGCCATTACGCCACGCTGCTGCGCTCCACGGTGATCAGCCTATTACCGGATGCGGATCTCTATATCACGGATTGGCATAACGCGCGTGACATTCCCGTCAGCGCAGGCAAGTTCGATATTGAGGACTATACGCTCTATCTTGTGGATTTCTTGCGCGAACTGGGTCCGGATACGCATGTGATCGCCGTGTGCCAACCGGCACCACTGACGCTCGCCGCGACGGCCTATCTGGCCGAAGAAGACCCCGAGGCCCAACCGCGCAGCCTGACGCTCATTGGCGGGCCGATCGATCCCAATGCCGCGCCAACCGATGTCACGGATTTTGGCCACCGCATGACGATGGGCCAGCTTGAAGAAATAATGATCCAACGGGTCGGGTTCAAGTATCCCGGCGTCGGGCGGCTTGTGTACCCGGGGTTGTTGCAATTGAGTTCCTTCATCTCAATGAATGCCGAAACCCATACCAAGGCTTTTACCGATCAGATCGGGCGCGTCGCCCGTGGCGAGGCGGCAGATCACGACAAACACAACAAGTTCTATGATGAATATCTTGCGGTCATGGATATGCCGGCCGAATTCTATCTGAGCACGGTGGAGCGTATTTTCAAAGACGGTGAAATCGCGCGCAATGAATTCACGGTCGCGGGTAAAAAAGTCGATATCGGCAAAATCACGACCGTGGCTGTCAAAACAGTTGAAGGGACGAAGGATGATATTTCTGCGCCCGGACAATGTATCGCGGCGCTTGATCTATGCACGGGGTTGCCTGACAGCAAAAAAGCCAGCCACGTGGAAGAGGGTGCGGGTCATTACGGGATCTTTGCGGGCAAAAGCTGGCGGCGCAATATCCGGCCGCTGGTTTTGGATTTCATCGACGCCAATAGTGGCAAAAAACCGGGAAAACCACGCAAGGCTGCGAATAAAAACGCAGCCTGA
- a CDS encoding alpha/beta hydrolase, producing MTTGTDSDLIPSQEVVEKMTENLKKVEELSERLHRVLTNRQTHHKALDGPNQELFGKAAQAYLSEAVHNPAKIFEHQMMFWSDTMKQFVSAQQELAKGKLTAPADPGPKDRRFANPLWDTHPYFNYIKKQYLINAETLSKAVEDVSELDPGEKNRLTYFARQIVDMMSPTNFLATNPDALEKAIETEGQSLVHGLENLIRDLEANKGEMVVKLADETAFELGRNIATTPGKVVFRNRMMELIQYTATTEQVHKTPLVIFPPWINKFYILDLKAQNSLVKWLADQGYTVFMVSWINPDPTYRDIGMEEYIEEGYLTAISQIKEITGEKQVNAVGYCIAGTTLSLTLSLMKQRGDKSVKSATLFTALTDFSDQGEFAPFLTNDFIDGIEQEIEDKGVLPSVIMARTFSFLRSNDLIYGPAIKSYMMGETPPAFDLLYWNGDGANLPGKMAMQYLRGLCQRNELAEGSYDLMGHKLRLDDVDIPLCAIACETDHIAAWKDSYRGVQKMGSRNKTFIVTQSGHIAGIVNPPTRNKYGHYTNPDLSLAHADWLEGADFTEGSWWPRWETWLKKQSGKVIPARIPGTKSHPVLCDAPGTYVEKKATL from the coding sequence ATGACAACAGGAACTGACAGTGACCTTATCCCTTCGCAGGAAGTGGTCGAGAAAATGACCGAAAACCTTAAGAAAGTGGAGGAGCTGTCAGAAAGGCTGCACCGCGTATTGACCAATAGGCAAACGCATCACAAGGCGCTGGATGGGCCGAATCAAGAATTATTTGGCAAAGCAGCGCAGGCCTATTTGAGCGAAGCGGTCCATAATCCGGCAAAAATATTCGAACATCAGATGATGTTCTGGTCCGACACCATGAAGCAATTTGTGTCCGCCCAGCAGGAACTGGCAAAGGGCAAGCTCACAGCCCCCGCGGATCCCGGCCCCAAGGATCGCCGTTTCGCCAACCCGCTTTGGGACACGCACCCTTATTTTAATTACATCAAGAAACAATATCTGATCAACGCCGAGACGCTGAGCAAAGCGGTGGAGGACGTCAGCGAGCTGGATCCGGGCGAAAAGAACCGGCTGACCTATTTTGCGCGCCAGATCGTGGATATGATGTCGCCGACGAATTTCCTGGCGACAAACCCGGATGCTTTGGAAAAGGCGATCGAGACCGAAGGGCAGAGCCTGGTGCATGGGCTGGAAAACCTGATCCGCGACCTTGAAGCCAACAAGGGCGAGATGGTGGTGAAACTGGCGGATGAGACCGCCTTTGAACTGGGCCGCAACATCGCCACGACACCGGGCAAGGTGGTGTTTCGCAATCGCATGATGGAGTTGATCCAATATACCGCGACCACGGAGCAGGTGCATAAAACGCCCTTGGTGATCTTTCCGCCCTGGATCAACAAATTTTATATTCTTGACCTGAAAGCGCAAAACTCACTTGTGAAATGGTTGGCGGATCAGGGCTACACGGTCTTTATGGTGTCCTGGATCAACCCCGACCCAACTTATCGCGATATCGGGATGGAGGAATACATTGAGGAGGGGTATCTGACCGCGATCTCGCAGATCAAAGAGATCACCGGTGAAAAGCAGGTGAACGCTGTGGGGTATTGTATCGCCGGGACGACGCTGTCCCTGACCCTATCGCTGATGAAACAGCGCGGCGATAAGTCGGTCAAATCCGCCACGCTCTTTACCGCGCTGACCGATTTTTCTGATCAGGGTGAATTCGCGCCTTTCCTGACAAATGACTTCATTGATGGCATCGAGCAGGAAATCGAGGACAAGGGCGTTTTGCCCTCCGTCATCATGGCGCGCACATTTTCGTTTCTGCGCTCGAATGATTTGATTTATGGCCCCGCGATCAAAAGCTACATGATGGGCGAAACGCCCCCGGCGTTCGATCTTTTGTACTGGAACGGGGATGGTGCCAATCTGCCTGGTAAAATGGCGATGCAATATCTGCGGGGGTTGTGCCAGCGCAATGAGCTCGCGGAGGGTAGTTATGATCTGATGGGTCACAAATTGCGACTTGACGATGTGGATATTCCGCTCTGCGCCATCGCCTGTGAAACCGATCACATCGCCGCGTGGAAGGACAGCTACCGCGGTGTTCAGAAGATGGGATCCAGGAACAAGACCTTTATCGTCACGCAATCCGGTCATATCGCCGGGATTGTAAATCCGCCGACACGTAACAAATACGGGCATTATACAAACCCGGACCTGTCGCTTGCGCATGCCGATTGGCTGGAGGGTGCCGATTTCACCGAAGGCTCCTGGTGGCCGCGATGGGAAACCTGGTTGAAAAAGCAGTCCGGCAAGGTGATTCCTGCCCGTATTCCGGGAACTAAAAGCCATCCCGTTCTCTGTGATGCGCCGGGTACCTACGTTGAAAAGAAGGCAACCCTTTGA
- a CDS encoding phasin family protein yields MTKTPDMTAVFKDVLGAFPVDTASMEDAFKTTASLNEKLSGVALTAAEKSTEISSKWTQDTLAKMAAMSKAKADPADYAKAMTDFASAYSETAAEHMAAFAEVAKKAQMETVELMMAAGKDMGEDASAAVNKATKDATAAVKKATAAK; encoded by the coding sequence ATGACAAAGACACCTGACATGACCGCCGTATTCAAAGACGTTCTGGGCGCATTCCCAGTGGACACCGCTTCAATGGAAGACGCGTTCAAAACAACCGCTTCTTTGAACGAAAAACTCTCCGGCGTTGCTTTGACAGCCGCTGAGAAATCCACCGAGATTTCCAGCAAATGGACACAGGACACATTGGCCAAAATGGCCGCGATGTCCAAAGCAAAAGCCGATCCAGCCGATTACGCCAAAGCGATGACAGATTTCGCTTCTGCTTATTCCGAAACAGCCGCTGAGCACATGGCCGCTTTCGCAGAAGTTGCGAAAAAAGCGCAAATGGAAACAGTTGAGCTGATGATGGCTGCTGGCAAAGACATGGGCGAAGATGCATCCGCCGCCGTCAACAAGGCGACCAAAGACGCAACAGCCGCCGTCAAGAAAGCGACAGCTGCTAAGTAA
- the phaR gene encoding polyhydroxyalkanoate synthesis repressor PhaR, with protein MAKTDNQLLIKRYASRRLYNTETSDYVTLEDIASLIRAGREVQIVDLKSGDDLTRQYLLQIIAEHESRGESVLPVDVLNDLVRSYMTPGASVVPQFLQASFEMLRDGQSQVMDKMTTMNPMAKMPGFELMQAQQKAFLSAMTGSTTGWSAPGLDDQPEKASETGEDLDEIKQQLAELQHKLSKLK; from the coding sequence GTGGCCAAAACAGACAATCAATTGCTTATCAAGCGATATGCGAGCCGGCGTCTCTACAATACCGAAACCAGCGATTACGTCACATTAGAGGACATCGCCAGCCTGATCCGGGCGGGCCGCGAGGTGCAGATTGTCGACCTGAAGTCGGGCGACGATCTGACGCGGCAGTATCTGCTGCAAATCATCGCAGAACACGAAAGCCGTGGCGAAAGTGTGCTGCCCGTGGATGTGCTCAACGATCTGGTGCGCAGCTATATGACACCGGGCGCAAGCGTGGTGCCGCAATTTCTGCAAGCCTCGTTTGAAATGCTGCGCGATGGGCAATCCCAGGTGATGGACAAAATGACAACCATGAACCCCATGGCCAAGATGCCGGGTTTCGAGTTGATGCAGGCGCAGCAAAAGGCATTTTTGAGTGCGATGACCGGGAGCACGACCGGGTGGAGCGCGCCGGGCCTGGACGATCAACCTGAAAAGGCAAGCGAAACCGGCGAAGACCTTGATGAGATCAAGCAACAACTTGCGGAGTTGCAACACAAGCTTTCCAAGTTGAAGTAA
- a CDS encoding formimidoylglutamate deiminase has translation MQTIWAKSALLPSGWATDVRIDVDANGRISAVQADAPEHGTQVAMLLPAPVNVHSHAFQRAMAGLTERRGPDPSDSFWSWRQLMFRFLDRLTPEHIEAITTFVQMEMLEAGYGASVEFHYLHHQPGGARYDNIAETSQRICAAADQSGMGLCLLPVHYQFGGCDGRGLAAGQIRFGNGMEEFLTLHSNAADTIKGMRADTMIGVAPHSLRAVGPDDLKAYGAAFPTGPIHMHLAEQKAEVAEVEQLWGARPVTWALDHMGLDERWCLIHCTQMTSQETIALARSGAVAGLCPITESSLGDGIFDALRWLDHAGAIAIGSDSNIRISLSEELRSLEYSQRLRDGTRAALASVEKSTGRCMYDAILQGGAQASKRDTGRIETGAWADMLALDTASQHMWGRAGDTALDTWIFAGDDRLVRDVWSGGRHLVKDGQHVARDRIVAAYKRTIDALKDAL, from the coding sequence ATGCAAACGATATGGGCAAAATCTGCGCTGCTGCCGTCGGGCTGGGCAACAGACGTGCGTATCGACGTTGATGCAAACGGGCGGATCAGCGCGGTGCAGGCTGATGCACCCGAACACGGAACGCAGGTTGCGATGCTGTTACCAGCCCCCGTGAACGTGCACAGCCACGCGTTTCAACGCGCAATGGCGGGCTTGACCGAACGACGCGGCCCTGATCCGAGCGACAGCTTCTGGTCGTGGCGCCAGTTGATGTTCCGCTTTCTGGATCGTCTGACGCCCGAGCATATCGAGGCCATCACTACCTTTGTGCAGATGGAAATGCTTGAGGCAGGCTATGGTGCTTCGGTTGAATTTCACTACCTGCATCATCAGCCCGGTGGCGCGCGTTATGACAACATCGCCGAGACATCACAGCGCATCTGTGCAGCTGCGGATCAATCCGGTATGGGGCTGTGTCTCTTGCCCGTCCACTATCAATTCGGTGGCTGTGACGGGCGCGGGTTGGCCGCTGGACAAATCCGGTTCGGCAATGGAATGGAAGAATTCCTAACACTCCACAGCAACGCAGCCGACACAATCAAGGGTATGCGCGCAGATACAATGATCGGCGTGGCCCCGCATTCCCTGCGCGCCGTGGGTCCGGACGATTTGAAAGCCTATGGCGCTGCGTTCCCGACCGGTCCGATCCATATGCATCTGGCCGAACAAAAGGCGGAAGTGGCGGAGGTGGAACAGCTTTGGGGCGCGCGTCCCGTGACATGGGCGCTGGATCATATGGGTCTGGATGAGCGTTGGTGTTTGATCCATTGCACCCAAATGACGTCACAGGAGACAATTGCACTGGCGCGCAGCGGTGCTGTTGCGGGGCTTTGCCCGATCACCGAAAGCAGCCTGGGTGACGGTATTTTTGATGCCCTGCGCTGGCTTGATCACGCAGGTGCCATTGCCATCGGGTCCGACAGCAATATCCGTATTTCGCTCAGCGAGGAATTGCGCAGTTTGGAGTATTCACAGCGCTTGCGCGATGGAACGCGGGCGGCCCTTGCCAGTGTCGAAAAATCGACAGGACGGTGCATGTATGACGCTATCTTGCAGGGCGGGGCCCAGGCGTCAAAACGTGATACTGGCCGTATTGAAACCGGCGCTTGGGCTGACATGCTGGCGCTTGATACGGCTTCGCAACATATGTGGGGCAGGGCGGGTGACACCGCCCTGGATACATGGATTTTTGCCGGTGATGACAGGCTGGTGCGCGATGTTTGGTCGGGCGGACGCCATCTGGTAAAGGACGGGCAACATGTGGCGCGTGACCGGATCGTTGCCGCTTACAAGCGTACCATTGACGCGCTGAAAGACGCGCTCTGA
- a CDS encoding GntR family transcriptional regulator translates to MLRRIHAREWKPGDLIPNEADLAIEFGCARSTLNRAFRSLAQRSFPDRKRKAVARLA, encoded by the coding sequence GTGCTGCGCCGCATCCATGCCCGTGAATGGAAACCGGGCGATCTGATCCCGAATGAGGCCGATTTGGCGATTGAGTTTGGCTGCGCAAGATCAACGCTAAATCGCGCCTTTCGGTCTTTGGCACAGCGCAGTTTCCCGGACCGCAAGCGTAAGGCCGTGGCACGCCTCGCTTAA